The Cygnus atratus isolate AKBS03 ecotype Queensland, Australia chromosome 2, CAtr_DNAZoo_HiC_assembly, whole genome shotgun sequence genome window below encodes:
- the POLR1F gene encoding DNA-directed RNA polymerase I subunit RPA43, with product MAVPGEPPPPPPAAELPSFAAARGLVGRRYSCLVVAPHRRHIALPPRYLGRKRTGIRAQLDAELLRYSESLQGVPVAYDNVRVVGELGDIRDDQGFVHLNIEADFVIFSPKKGKKMVGVINKVAPSHIGCLIHGCFNASIPKPEQMSAVEWQELGLKVGDELKFRVSHLDSDAAGVFFIRGGLTKTSMHPKISESITDCANGEEIQNLEHEKNSLNDSRGDNVVEEPPDETDNTGGDNAEEQSVDPVNGICDDKNKKKKKKKHKQEEQQHVLPASDSSGYQSDHKKSKKKKRKHCEVEESELPQLPQEPKAKKSKD from the exons ATGGCCGTGCccggggagccgccgccgccgccgcccgccgccgagCTGCCGTCCTTCGCCGCGGCCCGCGGGCTGGTGGGGCGGCGCTACTCATGCCTGGTGGTGGCGCCGCACCGCCGGCACATCGCGCTGCCTCCCCGCTACCTCGGCCGCAAGCGCACGGGCATCCGCGCCCAGCTGGACGCCGAGCTGCTGCGCTACTCGGAGAG CCTCCAGGGCGTGCCGGTGGCCTACGACAACGTGCGGGTGGTGGGGGAGCTCGGCGACATCCGCGACGACCAGGGCTTCGTGCACCTGAACATCGAGGCGGACTTCGTCATCTTCAGCCccaagaaggggaaaaaaatggtg ggtGTAATTAATAAAGTGGCCCCCAGTCATATTGGCTGTCTGATACATGGATGCTTCAATGCTTCTATCCCTAAACCTGAACAAATGTCAGCTGTAGAGTGGCAAGAGTTAGGGTTAAAAGTAGGTGATGAACTGAAATTTCGAGTATCACACTTAGATTCTGATGCAGCTGGAGTGTTCTTCATTCGAGGAGGACTGACTAAAACAAG TATGCATCCCAAAATATCTGAGAGCATCACTGACTGTGCAAATGGAGAGGAAATTCAAAACCTTGAACATGAGAAAAATAGCTTGAATGACTCTAGGGGAGATAATGTCGTGGAGGAGCCTCCAGATGAGACAGATAACACTGGGGGGGACAATGCAGAAGAGCAAAGTGTTGATCCTGTGAATGGAATATGTGATgataaaaacaagaagaagaaaaagaaaaaacataagcaaGAAGAACAGCAACATGTATTGCCTGCCAGTGACTCTAGTGGTTACCAAAGTGACCacaaaaagtcaaagaaaaagaaaagaaagcattgtgAAGTTGAAGAAAGTGAATTGCCTCAACTGCCACAAGAACCAAAAGCTAAAAAAAGCAAGGACTGA